The genomic interval TGTCGCGGTGTTGGATCGCCTGGGTGTGCCCGCCGCAGCTGGCCTGATGGACGTCGTAGTCCTTGTCGCGCTGTTCTCCGCTCTCAATGCGAATGTGTACGCGGCTTCCCGCATGGCCCAGTCCCTCGGCGTGCGTCAACAGGGTCCCGCCTGGCTGGCCTCCCGTTCCACCCAAGGTGTTCCAAGGGCCGCGGTGCTGAGCTCTACCGGGCTCGGGTTCCTGGCGGTCCTGCTCATCTACTGGTGGCCACAGACCGTCTTTCCCTTCCTGCTAAAGACAATCGGCGCGACGATGCTGATCGTGTGGCTGGCCATCGCGGGCTCACAACTCGTCCTGCGCGGCAAGCTGGAGGCCGTCACACCGCGGGTCAATCTGCGAGTGGCCATGTGGTGGCATCCGTACCTGTCGTGGCTTGCCGTGGCAGCCCTGGCCGGTGCCCTGCTCCTCATGGCCGTCACCCCGGAGACCCGTCCGCAACTCATTGCGACCTCAGCGGTTACCGGGGTACTCCTGCTGATCGCCGCCCTGCGGGCAGGGCGCGTGGGCGCTCCCAGCATCCCAGCTCGCTGAGTTCATCACCGTGGTCCTCCTTCGGGGCGGCCTCTCCTTCCACGCCGACTGCCAAGGGGACACGGCCTCATGTCCGATACGCGAGGGGCGGTGCCTGGGCGGGCTTCGGTGGGAACGCCGCCCCCATGAAGGAGAGTTGGTCCGGGCCCGTGGGAACTCTGCAGCTTGCTCTGGGCGATTGATGGGAGTTGCTACTCATGGTTGTGGATTGTGGAATCCAGAATCTGATAGTGTTCTCATATGGCCAGACCACGCGCCTTTGACGAGAATGCGGTCCTTGAGGCGGCTGCCGCGCAGTTCCGCGTCCACGGCTATGCCGACACGTCGACCGAGCAGCTGTGTGAAGCCGCCGGTCTGCGGCGCAGCAGCCTGTACAACGCCTTTACGTCCAAAGATGAGCTGTTCGTGCAGGCCCTGGAACACTACGCGGCCACCATGTGCGGACGTCAGGCGTCGATCCTTACGGACACTTCCCTTACGGGTGCCGAACGGATCCAGAAGCTGATCGGTGCCATCGTCGATGAGGAGCGAGTGGCTCGCAGCGAAGGGCGCGCCGCCGGCTGTATGGGTGTGCACGCGCTGATGAATCCCGACTTGAGGGCGCGCGACGAACGTATCGCGCGCATTCTCGACCGAGACCTGCGGAAGCGTCTCGACCTGCTCGAAGGTGCCATCCGGGCAGGTCGCATCGACGGGAGTGTCCCCGAAGGCCCTGATGCCGGTGAAGGTGCACTCCTGATCAACACCCTCATCGCGGGCCTCCGTGTGACGGCGCAGAGCGGAATCACTCCTGAGACGCTGCATCGGATCGCGCTCGACGGACTCCGTTCTCTGCTGGCGTGAGCGACTGTGTGCGGCACTTGCGTGGTTCCGCTTGCCCAAATTTTGGATTCTGAAATACAGAAAGAGCTTCTCCCGTGAACAAACGACCTCTCTACTGGCTCATGCTTACGCTGCTCCTCGTCGCGATGAGCGAGCTGCAGACGATGGGCATGCTGCCCGACATGGCCCGTAGCCTCGGTGCTTCGACCGCCGCGATCGGTGCCTTCATCTCGATCTACTCCTTCGGCATGGCCCTCGGCGGCCCGCTCATCGCGTGGGTTCTGCGTAAGGTTCCGCCCAAGGCCGCGCTCCTGGGCGTCGTCACCACCTACGCGGTACTCGAAGCGGCCGTCCCTCTGATTCACAACTACTGGTGGATCGCAGCCCTGCGACTGCTCACCGGAACTCTCGGCGGCGCCGTGTTCGGCCTCACCCTGACCATGGCCGCCAGGCTCGCCCCCACCCCCGACCGCATTGCGTCCTCGATCTCCATCGTGCTCAACGGACTCATGCTCGGCGCCGTCCTCGGCCTGCCCATCAGCCACGCCATCGCCACCGCATGGAACTGGCAGACGAGCTTCGTCATCCTCGGCGCCGCCGGCCTGCTCATCGTCCTGCTTGACCTTCGCACCCTTCCCGTCCTGCCTGCGGCCTCCGCACAGACCACCGCCGACGAACTCCAGCAACTCCGCTCACCCCGCCTGTGGAGCCGCTTCCTCGTCAGCCTGCTCACCATCGGCGCGACCTACGGCGCCTTCTCCTACTTCACCCCGCTGCTGGAACAAGACGCAGGTTTCTCCTCCAACGCGACCACTGCGATCCTCTTCGGCTACGGCCTGTGCACCGTCATCGGCAACAACCTGGTAGGCCGCTATGCAGACCGCCACGCGGTCACCCTGCTGCGCATCGGCCATCTCGTCCTGGCCGCTTCGCTGGTGCTTCTCGCGGCCTTCGCCCACCTGCCGTGGGCCGCTCTGCCCGGTGTGCTCCTGGTCGGCCTCGTCGGCGTCACGATGAACCCCGCACTCGTCTTCCGGGTCGTCGAAGTATCCGGAGCCGGAAACCTGGTCAACACCGTGCACACGTCCGTCATCACCCTGGGCGTCGTAGCCGGCAGCGCCATCGGCGGAGCTGCCATCAGCGGGACGGGCGACAGCAGCTCAGCCCCCGCCATGTGGACCGGTGCCATCTTCGCCATCCTTGCAACCGGCGTCCTGGGCGTGCAGACCCTCGGATCCAAACGACGCCACGCGAGCCTGCAACCTGCACAGAGCTGACTCGGCCACTCCGCTTCACCTGTGGTGACCCCTGCCGCAAGAGCTTCCCGCGGTAACCGAACAGCGCAATGACTACCGAACCGCGGGAGATACATCGCTCGCTCGACTCCGCCGCGCCGTGCCGCGTGATCCGTTAACTCGGACGCGCGCCGGCGCGGTGGCGCAGGGTCTGGTTGGTACCCGAGAAGTGTTAACCAAAGGTGCATCGCGGCGGCCTATGAGAGCAGAAGCTGCTGTTCCGGAGCGATGACATGCTGCCGGTGGTTCGGAACGGCTGATGCATCCGTAAAGGTGCTGGACCGAACACCGCTGCCTGACGGCACTCCGGGGGCAGTTCTACCCTTGACGTTCAACCGCCCACCAGGCGCCGCAGTGCGAGGTGGTGTTGGATCGCCGTCGCAGCTGTGCACACCGCCGCGTCAAGAAGGTCTGCCAGCGCGGTTGGCAGGTGTCCTAGGTCGAGACCTGCCGAGACCACAACAGAGGTCAGCCCCCTGCGCTCCCGGTCAGTCACGACCGGGGAGTACGACTTGGTAGCCAGAACGTCTCGGGCGACGTAGCCGTCCTGCGCGGTTGTCGCATCGTTGACGAGGCGAGCAACGACATGCGCGCCCGCGTTCGGTGCGAGCGCGAGGACGGTCAGCCCGACGCGGGCCCGGAAAACGGCGAGTTCGGGCTCTCCATCCAGGGCTAGGTACTGCTCCACCATCGCCGCTTCGGCGGCCGCGGTAGGCTCTTCAGCCAGAGCGAGGCACAGCGTGGTCAGGCAGGCATTCACTGGACCCTCCCACTCCTCGCCCAGGTGGGTTTGGCGCAGAACGCGAAGTGCCCGATCGGGATACCCACCAAGGCAGGCGCTGACAACGACGACCTGACGCCCGTCGAGCAGCCTCTTGCCGATCCCTCTGCACTCGGTGGCATGGGCTCGGGCTTCGCTCCACAGCCGATCCTTGACCAGGGCCCGTGTCCCGTCGCCCAGCAGGACGGTCCACAGCCATTCGCAGACCTGCCGGTGCTCGTCCGCCGTGGCGGTCAGGGCCTCGAAGGACACAGAGCGGGACGCGATGGTCGCGATTTGCCGGTTCCGTACGGCCTCGTACAACCCGGTCAGCAGCTGGTATCCCTTCAGGCCCTGCCCGTCCCGGATGAGGAGGCGGGCGAGGTTGACGAGGGGTTCGAGGGCGTACCGCGCTGTCTGTCCGGTGAGCGGTGGGGCGTTGAGGTAGAGGTCGGCGTGGGTCCAGCACAGGTCACGGGCGAGGCCGGGCAGCCCGCAGTCGCTGGCGATGAGAGCTGCCCGGTTCAGTGCCGCGGCACCGGAGCTGAGGCCGCCGTCGTGGCGGGCGGCCTCAGCCAGTGTGCTGACTTCCCGGATGCGTGCCGCGAGCGTGGCACACACCGGGCGTGGACGTGCGACCAGCGGGAAACGCTGGGCTATCCCGTCAGCGTCCATGTCACTGCCACTCGATCACGAGCCGGTTGAGGCCGTTGTCGAGGGCGAACCGGCCCGGCCGAGCGGCGGGCAGTTCGGTGGTGAGGGCCTGGATTTCGAAGACGACCTCGCGCCCGCGGAACTCACGGTCCCACCACCTGACCTCCTCCACCACACGCTCCGTGAGATCGGTGGCTCCGGGGCCGTGGCCGATGACACCGAACTCGTGGAGTGTGGCCCCGTCGGAGGCTGTCGCCGTTGCCTTGCGGCGGGTGAGGTAGGTCAGGGTGCCGCCTTCGAAGACGGCCGTCGAGCTCGGGTAGGGGTTGCTGAGGAGACTGTCCCGGAGGGCCGCAGGCTGGGCGGGCATCCGGCTGAGTCCGTTCGGCATGGTGCAGGTCAGCCAGAGCTCCAGCCACTCGGCGGACTCCGGACCCCGGAAGTTCACCCCCGTCCACGTCTCTGTGCGGGGCTGGTGCAGGACGTCGGCGAGCGCCTCGGCGTCGGCCTTCTGATCGCCGTTGGTGACCAGCTGCACCGAGCCGTCTGCCACCAGCGGCACGAACACCCGCGGATCGTCGGCGATGCCCCGTCGCAGCGGCATGAAGGTGTTCATCGCGCTGCCGACGCTGCGCCACGCACCCTGCTGCCGTTCGAAGGCGATGGAGCGGGAGACGCTTCCGCGCAGCCGGATCGGGGTGAGCAGCCTTCCGCCGGGGGCGAGTTGGTCGAGCCAGGCCCCGGGGATGGCGTGCGCACCGACGGTCGCTTCGATGCGGTCATACGGTGCGTTCTTGAGGTGGCCGACAGCTCCGTCGCCGAGGATGACGGTCACGTTCGTGATGCCGGCGGCGGCGAGTCCGGCGCGGGCACCGGCCACGATGTCCTCGTCGACGTCGATGGTCGTGACACGTCCCTTCTCGCCGACCAGGTGGCCGAGGAGCGCGGCGTTGAAGCCGGTGCCCGCACCCAACTCCAGTACGTTCTGGCCGGGTTGGACGTCGAGCTGTTCGAGCATCATGCCGACGATGTCGGGCTGGGACGCACAGCTGATCGGGGCGCCGGTCTCATCGAGTTTGGTGTTCACCGGGGCGTTGGAGTACGCCGCTTCCAGCGGGGCGTCCGGTACGAAGAGGTGGCGCGGAACGGTCCGCATGGCCTGTTCGATCTGAGGGCTGTGCACGTTCCCCTCCGTCACCAGCTCGTCGACCAACTTGGTGCGCAGCCGGTCGGCGGCCGTCTCATCCACGGTGGTGCCGTTCACGTCGCCGACCGTAGTGTTCTCGGCCCCCGACTTCGGGGTGGACGCGGTGTGCTCACTCATTCCCATGACTGCTTCTTTCGCGAGAGTGGACAGGGTGTTCTGGTCCTCACGTACGAGGCCCAGGCGGTTCCAGTGGAAGATCACGTGATGGGCCAGGACAGCCCGTATCCCTCGCCCCAGCTCACCTTGCTGGTTGAGGTGGGCGAGGCCCTGGCCGAGCCGCTCGCAAGCGGCTATCCACTCGGCCAGGTAGGCGAGTCGGCCGCCCGCCACCAATCCGGTCGCCGGGCCGCAGTCGACCGTCATCAGCCGATGTGCAGCCGTCCGCGTGCTCTCCGGCAGCGAGCCCGGGGCGGGGAGACGTTCGGCGGCGACCTTCGCCCACACGTCGCCCTGCTCGTACCAGTCAAGCCCGGCCGCGCGCATGGCCACGCTGGGCAGCAGGAGCGCGAGCTCACGGCGCCCGAGGCGTCCGGCCTTCGCACGTGTCCGGTCCTGAAGGACGAGGAGACTGTCGTCGTGGAAGAAGGCGTGCCCGATCTCCGTTCCGGCCGGGCCGCCGAAGGCGTGTGTTTCCGGCTCGTAGATGCCCGTGGTCCAGGTACGCAGGTCTCCCGCGCCGGCCAGGCGGTGAAGTGTGACGTCCAGACCGTGCACGGTTTCGCTGTCGGTGGGCTGGAAGCGCAGCCGCCACGTGGGGTGTTTGCGGACGAAGGACCACTGGGTGAGACCCAAGTCCGTGAAGGCGGGCAGCAGGTGAGCCGCAGCGATGTCCTCGGCGTTCTCCCAGTGAGTGAACTCGATGACGCGCTGTGGCCAGGCGGTGGTGGTCACGGGGCCCCTTCTCCGTGTCGTCAGTGGATGAGCAGGCAGGCGTCCCAGCCGGAAACGGCGGGGCGTTGGGCCTGGTAGCTGTGGAGCGCGAGGGCTATGCCGGCCGCCCCTTCGAGGAGCCCGATGTCCCCTCCGCCGGGTGTGGCAAGCAACTGGTCGGCGAGAACCGTGGGCGGATGCGCGGTGATCGGCGAGATCAGCTCCGGCAGGCATTCCTGAAGCCCGGCGGTGACGGCGTCCTCGGCTGAGCGTTGCGTGAGGTAGGCGAGCCCGGCGAACCCGTGGCACAACGACAGGTCTGCGGTCTGATGGCGCTGGGCAGGGTGCGTCATGGCCTGGAGCAAGGCTTGTTCGGCGTTGCGCTGCCGGGCAAGGTCGTCGGTGGCCAGCGCGGCAAGCTGCTGGGTGCGTGCGAACCCGGCCGTCCCGTAGCACCAGGAAGGGCGTGCAGGTCCAGCCCCTGGGAGCTCGTTCCCCAGCTGTGCCCGGGTGATCCAGTGCGGCCACCACACTCCCGTCGACGGGTGTTGCTGCCACCGGTCGAGCCAGGAGCAGATCCGGCCGATCGCCTCCATCTGCCCGGGGACGGTGATGCCCCGCAGTGCGGCCAGGGACAGGAGGGCGAGCGGCCCGCTGATGCCGTGCGCGACCCCGTTGTTGGCGTGGCCGCCCGGGAACTCTGCCGGGGACGGCTTCCCGGATGGCGCCAGGTCGCTCCACCACCCCGGCAGGCTTTCCCCTCCGTGGCGCACCGGCTCCGTGAGCCGCACCAGGTAGGCGAGGACGTCACGTGCCAGGTCGGCGTGCTCCTCTCGCCGCAGCAGCAGAGCACCGAGACCGGTCAGCCCGCGGATGGTGTCGAACTCCGCGAGCGCAGGCCACCGTCCCGCATCCATCCGGGCGTGCGCCTTCTCCAGCCGGCTGCGGACCAGCGCACGTACGTGTTTGTCGAGCGTGGCGAGGGCACGTCCGTACTGCCCGGGACGGTCCTCGGCGGCCAGGTGCACGACGAAGGCGAGCGCGGGGACCCCGTAGTAGAGGTGGCTGTCGTCGCCGCCCACCGCCTGCTCCGCTGCGGCACAGGCGAGCCAGTCGTGGGCACGCTGCCAGGTGCCGTCACCGCTGCGGGCCCGCTCGATGTGCAGCAGGGCCACGCCGAGCGCACCGTGCGCCAGCGACTGGGGCCACCACCCCTGGGACAGCGGGAGGTGACGCACCTCGGTGGGCGACGCGAGGCGGTCGGCGAGAACATCGGCCGCTGCGCGGGCCTCTTGGCGAAGGTCGGTGGTCTGTGTCGTCATCGCTGCCTGGCCTCCGATGCGCGGGCGGCAGCGCGAGCGAGCCGCATACAGGTGCGTTCGTCGTCCTTGTTGATCCCGGCGGCCCGGATGTGGTGGGCGTGCAGAAGGGAACCGAGCACGGCCTCCGACCGAAGACTGTCGTCCCCGTCCACCAAGGCCCGATACGCGGCCAGCACGCGGGCACGCTCGTCCCACGCGTGCACGAGGGCGGCCCCGCCGGGCAGCGCCTCCAGCACGGCCCGGCCCGTTCCCGGACTGGCCAGCCGTGCAACCTCGTCGACTTCGGCACGGTTCAACGCCCGGGGCCCGGCGACCTTTCCGTACTTGATCAGCCACTCCATGCCCTCGGCCAGGCTCCCTGTGAACGCGGCGGCAATCGCGCAGAAGTTCGCGGCGGTGAGCGCCCGCGGAGTACGCCCGTGCGGGTGCGTGAACTGCACGGCCAGGACCCGGGAATCGGCGGCGAAGACCTCTTCCGCAGCGGCCATCAGAGGACCGCGCCCCCACCGACCGGTCTCCGGATAGGTGGTGGCGAACTTCAGATCACTGACGAGACCGGCACCCCGTAGTCGGGCTACCCACTCGCTGACCCGTGTGACTGCCACCCCGACGTCGGTGTCCTGGGGGACGGCGAGACGCAGCCGAAGGTGCGGGCGCGGGTCCTGGTAGCGCAGAAACCACCAGGCCGGTGCGCTCTCCCACCTGGCCAGCAGATCCGGCAGGTGGTGGCCCAGAATTTCAGCCTGCCGCTCCGGATGCCCGTAGAGCTGGACGAGCAGCCACGGGGACGAACCGGGCAGGTGCCCATGATCACGGGAGAGCATCCGCTCCTCGGCCACCGGCGGCACCACCGGCCAGGCTGGGACCCGGGTCGCGGAAAGGGGAACGACGACTTCGTGAGCACGCCCACCGAACCAGCCGCTCCCGCGCACGGCGGATTCGGTCAGGACGGCGGTCGGGGATGACGCGAGGTGGGCGCGCAGGATCGCACGGTGGGCACTCTGCGAAAGATCCAGCGGCAGGCACTGGTCTCCCTCCGTCAGCGACACCGCCGAAGGCACACGCCGGAGACCCCGCCACTCCTCCACCGCCGTATGCCACTGCGCCCATGACGCCGACGGGCCGGGAACGTCCTGGGTGTGCAGCAGCCACCGAGCCCGGGAGAGCACCGCACGCCCGTACCGCACCCGCGGCAGGTACGGCAGCGCCGCAGCGGCCCCCCACGCGAAGTCCGTCACCACCGCCGACTGGGCCCGGCTGATCTCGGCAAGGAACCGTACGAGCGGCGGAGTGTGCGCCCGAAGATCGAGCGCGTGCAGCACGTGCGGCTCGACCACCCGCCTGCGGGACAACGACACCACGTACAGGCGGCTGCGGTCACAGCCCACCGCCAGATCATCCAGGCTGATCGACTCCGCCCCGTCGGGCCGGTACTCGGCGACGCTGACCACGCAGGACAACACCTGCGGTACCCGGGCGACCGTGGCGTGATTGCGGTTGAGTGGCGGGAAGGACAGCTGCACCGGCAGCGCCCCCGGGGTGTTCGTCGGCAGGTTCCCCAGAACCGTTGCGGCACGGGCACGGTCGCCGCCCTCCAGGAGGTCGAGGAAGCGACCACTCGTCGTGCCGATGCCCCGCGTCGGATGCACGGCGGAGAGCACGAAGTCCCCCTGGTCCAAAGCGACTTCCGAATCTGCCCCGATCTCGAAGACGACTTCCATATGCGGCGGCACCCGCATCTCGTCCCGATCGCCGCCGATCTCAGCCACCTGCCGGTCATCCAGGACGACTTCCTGCCCACCTGTCAGGACAGCGGTCTGGGCGAGGGCCAGCAGGAG from Streptomyces sp. NBC_00237 carries:
- a CDS encoding TetR/AcrR family transcriptional regulator, with amino-acid sequence MARPRAFDENAVLEAAAAQFRVHGYADTSTEQLCEAAGLRRSSLYNAFTSKDELFVQALEHYAATMCGRQASILTDTSLTGAERIQKLIGAIVDEERVARSEGRAAGCMGVHALMNPDLRARDERIARILDRDLRKRLDLLEGAIRAGRIDGSVPEGPDAGEGALLINTLIAGLRVTAQSGITPETLHRIALDGLRSLLA
- a CDS encoding MFS transporter encodes the protein MNKRPLYWLMLTLLLVAMSELQTMGMLPDMARSLGASTAAIGAFISIYSFGMALGGPLIAWVLRKVPPKAALLGVVTTYAVLEAAVPLIHNYWWIAALRLLTGTLGGAVFGLTLTMAARLAPTPDRIASSISIVLNGLMLGAVLGLPISHAIATAWNWQTSFVILGAAGLLIVLLDLRTLPVLPAASAQTTADELQQLRSPRLWSRFLVSLLTIGATYGAFSYFTPLLEQDAGFSSNATTAILFGYGLCTVIGNNLVGRYADRHAVTLLRIGHLVLAASLVLLAAFAHLPWAALPGVLLVGLVGVTMNPALVFRVVEVSGAGNLVNTVHTSVITLGVVAGSAIGGAAISGTGDSSSAPAMWTGAIFAILATGVLGVQTLGSKRRHASLQPAQS
- the fxlM gene encoding methyltransferase, FxLD system is translated as MTTTAWPQRVIEFTHWENAEDIAAAHLLPAFTDLGLTQWSFVRKHPTWRLRFQPTDSETVHGLDVTLHRLAGAGDLRTWTTGIYEPETHAFGGPAGTEIGHAFFHDDSLLVLQDRTRAKAGRLGRRELALLLPSVAMRAAGLDWYEQGDVWAKVAAERLPAPGSLPESTRTAAHRLMTVDCGPATGLVAGGRLAYLAEWIAACERLGQGLAHLNQQGELGRGIRAVLAHHVIFHWNRLGLVREDQNTLSTLAKEAVMGMSEHTASTPKSGAENTTVGDVNGTTVDETAADRLRTKLVDELVTEGNVHSPQIEQAMRTVPRHLFVPDAPLEAAYSNAPVNTKLDETGAPISCASQPDIVGMMLEQLDVQPGQNVLELGAGTGFNAALLGHLVGEKGRVTTIDVDEDIVAGARAGLAAAGITNVTVILGDGAVGHLKNAPYDRIEATVGAHAIPGAWLDQLAPGGRLLTPIRLRGSVSRSIAFERQQGAWRSVGSAMNTFMPLRRGIADDPRVFVPLVADGSVQLVTNGDQKADAEALADVLHQPRTETWTGVNFRGPESAEWLELWLTCTMPNGLSRMPAQPAALRDSLLSNPYPSSTAVFEGGTLTYLTRRKATATASDGATLHEFGVIGHGPGATDLTERVVEEVRWWDREFRGREVVFEIQALTTELPAARPGRFALDNGLNRLVIEWQ
- a CDS encoding lanthionine synthetase C family protein, which codes for MTTQTTDLRQEARAAADVLADRLASPTEVRHLPLSQGWWPQSLAHGALGVALLHIERARSGDGTWQRAHDWLACAAAEQAVGGDDSHLYYGVPALAFVVHLAAEDRPGQYGRALATLDKHVRALVRSRLEKAHARMDAGRWPALAEFDTIRGLTGLGALLLRREEHADLARDVLAYLVRLTEPVRHGGESLPGWWSDLAPSGKPSPAEFPGGHANNGVAHGISGPLALLSLAALRGITVPGQMEAIGRICSWLDRWQQHPSTGVWWPHWITRAQLGNELPGAGPARPSWCYGTAGFARTQQLAALATDDLARQRNAEQALLQAMTHPAQRHQTADLSLCHGFAGLAYLTQRSAEDAVTAGLQECLPELISPITAHPPTVLADQLLATPGGGDIGLLEGAAGIALALHSYQAQRPAVSGWDACLLIH
- a CDS encoding lantibiotic dehydratase, producing MRRDVLYQSAGPALVRAARYARLPLPPLPEVSDGSPAEVQRWHEWLRAVWAHKEVAELVEQSSPGFARHLDTLCAESARDARQVRRTLVSLMRYVQRITGRATPNGVAAGVAPATFGTRTQVRWGAWHRAVAVVDDVWVTGLVRRLEDDPALLLGLPVVANMAAFVRGRRLVVPYPPSNLPGCRPPAEVSLRYTSAVRAAVEEAQSPIVFEVLAQKMRAEFDQVPVERFQGLLANLVRSGVLVTALHAPSTTLDPLGHLLQTVASAEAQELGGVAAQFEEARAMWRGVRQHNQALAASDGRRLRGALHHRMVRRGAERPLAVNLRLDSSVVLPQQVLREAESAATVLARLSPAPFGTPGWKAYHVRFFEKYGIGSLVPLRDVVDPDVGLGFPPGYLDSEVEPREPLTKREQLLLALAQTAVLTGGQEVVLDDRQVAEIGGDRDEMRVPPHMEVVFEIGADSEVALDQGDFVLSAVHPTRGIGTTSGRFLDLLEGGDRARAATVLGNLPTNTPGALPVQLSFPPLNRNHATVARVPQVLSCVVSVAEYRPDGAESISLDDLAVGCDRSRLYVVSLSRRRVVEPHVLHALDLRAHTPPLVRFLAEISRAQSAVVTDFAWGAAAALPYLPRVRYGRAVLSRARWLLHTQDVPGPSASWAQWHTAVEEWRGLRRVPSAVSLTEGDQCLPLDLSQSAHRAILRAHLASSPTAVLTESAVRGSGWFGGRAHEVVVPLSATRVPAWPVVPPVAEERMLSRDHGHLPGSSPWLLVQLYGHPERQAEILGHHLPDLLARWESAPAWWFLRYQDPRPHLRLRLAVPQDTDVGVAVTRVSEWVARLRGAGLVSDLKFATTYPETGRWGRGPLMAAAEEVFAADSRVLAVQFTHPHGRTPRALTAANFCAIAAAFTGSLAEGMEWLIKYGKVAGPRALNRAEVDEVARLASPGTGRAVLEALPGGAALVHAWDERARVLAAYRALVDGDDSLRSEAVLGSLLHAHHIRAAGINKDDERTCMRLARAAARASEARQR